In Phycisphaerae bacterium RAS1, the genomic window CGGCTGCGCGGCAGCGTGCGCATCGGCGGCGCCAAGAACGCCGCCCTGCCGATCATGGCCGCGGCCATCCTGTGCGAGGGTGAAGTCATCCTGCACGACATCCCGGACGTCGCCGACGTTCGTTCGCTGTGTGAGCTGCTCAGCAAGCTCGGGCTGGAGGCCGGCCGCCGTGGTGACGGCGCCCTGCGGCTGTGCGTTCGTGACGAGAGCAATTCGCTGGCCGAGTATGACATCGTTCGCAAGATGCGGGCCTCGATCTGCGTGCTGGGGCCGCTGCTCGCCAAGCGCCGGCGGGCGCAGGTCTCGATGCCCGGGGGCTGCGCCATCGGCGACCGCCCGGTCGATCTGCACCTGCGCGCCGTCAAGGCGCTCGGGGCCGAGATCGAGCTGCGCAGCGGCGATATCTGCGCATCCACCAAGCAGCTCCATGGAACGGAGCTATTCCTCGGCGGCCCATTCGGATCGACCGTGCTGGGCACCGCCAATGCCATGATGGCCGCGACCCTGGCCGACGGCGTGACCGTCATCGAAATGGCCGCCTGCGAGCCGGAAGTCGTCGATCTCGCCAATTTCCTCAACAAGTGCGGCGCGGCGATTCAGGGACAGGGTACGCCGCGAATCGTGGTCGAAGGCGTCAAGCGTCTGCACGGCTGCGAGCACCGCATCATCCCTGACCGGATCGAGTGCGGAACGATGATGGTGGCCGCGGCTATCACGAATGGCGAACTGCGAATCGAAAACTGCCGCCTGGACCACCTGATGGCCTTCGTCGATCGATTGGCCGCGGTAGGCGTGAACGTGGAAAAGGGAGGCGACTGCGTCGCGAACGTCTCCTCGGCCCGCCGGCTCGAGCCGATTGACCTGACCACGCAGCCGTTCCCCGGCTTTCCCACCGATCTTCAGGCGCAGATGATGTCGCTCCTGTGCCTGGCGGACGGCAACAGCATTGTCACCGAAAAAATCTTCCCGGATCGCTACATGCACGTGCCCGAGCTCAGCCGCATGGGCGCCCGGCTGCGGCGCGAGGGGGCGACCGTGGTGGTGCAGGGCGTGCGGCAGCTCATCGGGGCGCCGGTCATGGCGTCCGACTTGCGCGCGTCGGCCGCGCTCGTGCTGGCGGGGTTGTCCGCGCAGGGCGTGACGAAAGTCAACCGCATCTATCACCTCGAGCGCGGCTATTACAGGCTCGACGAGAAACTTCGCGCGGTGGGGGCGGCGATTGAGCGGAAGGACGGCGGCGAGGACTAATCCGACGACCGCACCGGCTGGCGCAGCACCGTCTTCTGCTTCTCCGGCGCCACGCGATTCGGATCGGTCAGGTAGATCTCGTGATGGCGCCCGTTCGCGGTCAGCTTGTGCGCCGGCAGGAACTCCCTGTGCAGCCGCGCGATGATCGGGCCTTCCTCGCTGGGTGGGCCGACGTGCATCACCTGGGCGCTGAGGCCTTCGTGATAGCTTTCGAGTCGCAGCGTGGCGGGCGGCTCCCCCAGGCGCGCCTTCGCCGCGGAGACGCCGTCAGCAAACATCTCCGCGGTCAGCCAGTCCGGCTCGAAGACGATCATCATCCGCCAGTTCAGCTTGTCCCGGTTTCCGCAGACGAAATCCTGCATGTCGTCCGCCCACCAGAGGCCTTCGAGCGGCGGCTCGACGAAGTTCTTGCCCATCCGCTCGCGGGCGATGCGCTTGATCGGGTAGATCGCGGCGAACAGCCACTTGACGGCGTGGTCGAGCGCCGCGCGGTCCGCGGCGCCGCGGCCGTCGATCATGACGTAGCGCATCTCCGGCACGTCCACCAGGACGAAGCCGCCGGCCGGAGGCAGGTACAGCTCCTTCAATCTGGCCTTCAGAACTGCATCTTTCATGGTCGTCGCTCGTTCAAACTTCGTTCGCTCAATCAAGCCAGGGTTTGGTCGACATGTAGTCCCACGTGCGCGAGACCCACTCCGCCTCGGCGCGCAACTGGCCGAGCGAGTAGTCGAATAAGGCCTCGACGTAATCCGGCAACGGCTGCCGCTCGACCTGAATGGCGCGGAGTCGCGCCACTTCCGCTTCGACCGTCTTACTCCGCGCCTGCAAAGCATCCAGCGCCTGCTCGCGCCGCAGCGCCGGCCAGTTGATCATCCCGAGCAGGACTGACGCGTAAGCAGGCCGTACATCCCGCAGCGCGGCGATCGTCTGCGCCGCCAACGCCCGCCGGCCGGCCGGCGTGACGGAGTAGACCTTTCGGGTCTTCGTGCCGGAGCGGGACTTTTCGGCCTGTTTTCCAGCCTTCACCGCCGCCGATTTCTTCGCCGCGACCAGCCGCAGCTTCTGGAGCTTGCCGAGCACGAAGTAGATGGAGGAAAAGCCGATCTGCGTCCATTCGCGCATCCCGCGCTGCCGGATGACCTGGTCGAGCTGGTAGCCGTGCCGCGGCATCTCGGCGGCGAGCCCCAGCAGCAGCAGTTCCGCGTCGGTCAGGGCCTTCATATTCTAGTACTAGAATATCAGGACGAGGCGGACATGTCAACTCCTCGATAGCAGCGTGGACCGTGCCCACGCCGGTCCCGCGCGATCGACTGACACGGCGCGACAAGCCGAGTGGGACGCGCGTCTCGCCCGTCCCCGCGGTCTCACGAACGGGCGAGACGCCCGTTCCACCCGAAGATGTTCTTACGCGGGATGGGCATCGGAGCGGCCGGTCATGCGGCCAGACGCCGGACAATCTCCCGCGCCGCCGGCGTCGAACCAGCCGCGAGTGCGGTTGCAGAAGGCACAGACGCTGAGCATCACCGGCACTTCGACCAGGACGCCGACGACCGTCGCCAAGGCCGCACCCGACTCCGGTCCGTAGAGCGCGATCGCCGTGGCCACCGCCAGCTCGAAGAAGTTGCTTGCTCCGATGAGGGCGCCCGGCGCGGCGACGTTGTGCGGCACGCGGAACAGCTTCATCAGGGCGTAAACGAGCGACGAATTGAAGTACACCTGAATCAGAATAGGGACTGCGATCAGGATCACGTGGAAGTAGCGCTGGGTGATATTGTCCGCTTGGAACGCGAAGATCAGCACCAATGTCGCGAGCAGCGCCAGCACCGCGAGCGGATGAAATCGGGGCAGGAACGACCCCTCAAACCACTCGACGCCGCGGCGGCGGATCAACGTGCGGCGCGTGATGGCGCCCGCCGCCAACGGGATTACGATGAAGCAGATGACGGCGTAGATCAGCACCATGAACGGCACGGCGAGGGCTGACGCGCCGCTGACCAGAAACGTCACGATCGGCGCGAAGAGCAGCAGCATGAGAAGATCGTTGACCGAGACCTGCACCAGTGTGTAGGCCGCGTCGCCGCGCGTCAGGTAGCTCCAGACAAAGACCATCGCCGTGCACGGCGCGGCGGCGAGGATGATGACGCCGGCGATGTACTGATCGGCGAGTTCCGCCCCGATCCACGGCAGGAACAGGTGCTTGAAGAACACGGAGCCGATCAGGGCCATGCTGAACGGCTTGACCAGCCAGTTCACGAAGCAGGTGATGATGAGGCCCTTGGGCCGCTTCCCGACGTTGAGCACGGAAGCAAAATCCACTTTCAGCATCATCGGGTAGATCATGAGCCAGATAAGCACGGCAATGGGGATGTTGATCTGGCTGCCGCCGCCGAACTCAAAGCGGCGCAGCGCATCGGTCAGGCCGGGCAGGAGCTTGCCCAGCCCAATGCCGACCGCCATACAGAGCGCGACCCACAGCGTCAGGTAGCGCTCGAATACGTTCAGCCGCCGGACGTCGGTTGCCTCAGTCATACCCCGCGCACCTCACGTGAACAGGAGAAACGCGCCCACGAGCAGAATCAGGACTCCCGCCAGTCGTCGCAGCACGTCGGCGCCGCGATTCCAGCCGCGGGAATCCGCCAGGCGCTGCACCAGGCCGATCGACGTGCCGCCGACGAGGACCAGCCCGCAATGTCCCAGACTGTAGGCGATCAGCAAGACCGCACCAAAGGCCGCGCCGCTGAGCGGGACGACGGCCAGCAGGGCCAGTAGAACCGGTCCCGCGCACGGAAGTGATACGAGTCCGAAGAGGAGTCCGAGAAGGAGCGCGCCGACGACGCCGCTCAAACGTCGGCCAGG contains:
- the murA gene encoding UDP-N-acetylglucosamine 1-carboxyvinyltransferase MurA, with product MSLPYFEITGGNRLRGSVRIGGAKNAALPIMAAAILCEGEVILHDIPDVADVRSLCELLSKLGLEAGRRGDGALRLCVRDESNSLAEYDIVRKMRASICVLGPLLAKRRRAQVSMPGGCAIGDRPVDLHLRAVKALGAEIELRSGDICASTKQLHGTELFLGGPFGSTVLGTANAMMAATLADGVTVIEMAACEPEVVDLANFLNKCGAAIQGQGTPRIVVEGVKRLHGCEHRIIPDRIECGTMMVAAAITNGELRIENCRLDHLMAFVDRLAAVGVNVEKGGDCVANVSSARRLEPIDLTTQPFPGFPTDLQAQMMSLLCLADGNSIVTEKIFPDRYMHVPELSRMGARLRREGATVVVQGVRQLIGAPVMASDLRASAALVLAGLSAQGVTKVNRIYHLERGYYRLDEKLRAVGAAIERKDGGED
- a CDS encoding Bacterial transcription activator, effector binding domain produces the protein MKDAVLKARLKELYLPPAGGFVLVDVPEMRYVMIDGRGAADRAALDHAVKWLFAAIYPIKRIARERMGKNFVEPPLEGLWWADDMQDFVCGNRDKLNWRMMIVFEPDWLTAEMFADGVSAAKARLGEPPATLRLESYHEGLSAQVMHVGPPSEEGPIIARLHREFLPAHKLTANGRHHEIYLTDPNRVAPEKQKTVLRQPVRSSD
- a CDS encoding Transcriptional regulator PadR-like family protein — protein: MKALTDAELLLLGLAAEMPRHGYQLDQVIRQRGMREWTQIGFSSIYFVLGKLQKLRLVAAKKSAAVKAGKQAEKSRSGTKTRKVYSVTPAGRRALAAQTIAALRDVRPAYASVLLGMINWPALRREQALDALQARSKTVEAEVARLRAIQVERQPLPDYVEALFDYSLGQLRAEAEWVSRTWDYMSTKPWLD
- a CDS encoding Sodium Bile acid symporter family protein; the encoded protein is MTEATDVRRLNVFERYLTLWVALCMAVGIGLGKLLPGLTDALRRFEFGGGSQINIPIAVLIWLMIYPMMLKVDFASVLNVGKRPKGLIITCFVNWLVKPFSMALIGSVFFKHLFLPWIGAELADQYIAGVIILAAAPCTAMVFVWSYLTRGDAAYTLVQVSVNDLLMLLLFAPIVTFLVSGASALAVPFMVLIYAVICFIVIPLAAGAITRRTLIRRRGVEWFEGSFLPRFHPLAVLALLATLVLIFAFQADNITQRYFHVILIAVPILIQVYFNSSLVYALMKLFRVPHNVAAPGALIGASNFFELAVATAIALYGPESGAALATVVGVLVEVPVMLSVCAFCNRTRGWFDAGGAGDCPASGRMTGRSDAHPA